Proteins encoded together in one Fluviicola sp. window:
- a CDS encoding carboxypeptidase-like regulatory domain-containing protein, producing the protein MKTITFIAALFLTGVTFAQNTFGDIIGTFTTPDKKEGIFGAYAVTTRGDQVFKAVTDEDGRFRISAVPAGVYQVYFIYDGDTTFSKSTVEVAPDGFGNTGIVAQASTKELDVVDVTAPILRLTTGVAPEIKLTKKDIQHMPIKFDAKKMVASMTSDVKLTDDGQLIFRGARKGDVINYIDGVKMTDVQNVPSASLGYIMVYSGAIPAKYGDTTGGVVVMETLSYFDLLREYNNRP; encoded by the coding sequence ATGAAAACAATCACATTTATCGCAGCTTTATTTCTGACAGGAGTAACTTTCGCACAAAATACATTCGGCGACATCATCGGAACATTTACCACACCGGATAAAAAAGAAGGAATTTTCGGGGCTTATGCCGTGACCACCCGAGGAGATCAAGTCTTCAAAGCAGTAACAGACGAAGACGGCCGTTTCAGAATCTCTGCAGTTCCGGCAGGAGTTTACCAGGTCTATTTTATTTATGACGGTGATACTACTTTCTCAAAGAGCACAGTAGAAGTAGCTCCGGATGGATTCGGAAATACCGGAATTGTAGCTCAAGCTTCTACAAAAGAATTGGATGTTGTAGACGTAACTGCTCCAATCCTTAGACTGACTACCGGTGTCGCACCCGAAATCAAACTGACCAAAAAAGACATCCAGCACATGCCGATCAAATTCGATGCGAAGAAAATGGTTGCTTCCATGACTTCCGATGTGAAATTGACGGATGACGGACAACTGATCTTCCGCGGAGCACGCAAAGGCGATGTGATCAACTACATCGACGGGGTAAAAATGACGGATGTTCAAAACGTGCCTAGTGCATCTTTGGGATACATCATGGTTTATTCCGGAGCGATTCCTGCCAAATACGGTGATACTACCGGCGGAGTGGTGGTAATGGAAACTTTGAGCTACTTCGATCTATTACGCGAATACAATAACAGACCCTAA
- a CDS encoding cation diffusion facilitator family transporter, with protein MSINHEKAEKTAWFSLVGNFVMAAVKALVGYFGNSYALIADAIESTGDVFASALVIVGFRYAKRPPDENHPYGHGKVEPLITFVVVGFLVASATLIIIESIHNIQTPHKAPASYTLWFIGGIILTKELFFRFVSKSSEEVGSTSLKADAWHHRSDAITSACAFVGIAIAVYMGDSWAQADDWAALIASAIILYNAYKIFRPALGEIMDEHLYDDFILVIRQKSKDVAGIIDTEKCLVRKSGMRYWVDLHIHVNGNLSVHEGHTIAHNLKKHLMDEIPEIEDILVHVEPAD; from the coding sequence ATGAGTATCAACCACGAAAAAGCAGAAAAAACTGCCTGGTTCAGCTTAGTCGGGAATTTTGTGATGGCCGCCGTGAAAGCGCTGGTCGGGTACTTTGGGAATTCTTATGCGTTAATCGCCGATGCGATCGAATCGACGGGAGATGTTTTTGCTTCTGCGCTGGTCATTGTCGGTTTTCGCTATGCCAAACGCCCACCCGATGAGAATCATCCTTACGGACATGGAAAAGTAGAACCGCTGATTACCTTCGTTGTGGTTGGATTCCTGGTCGCTTCGGCCACGTTGATCATCATAGAAAGCATTCACAACATTCAGACTCCTCATAAAGCTCCGGCTTCCTATACGCTTTGGTTCATCGGAGGAATTATCCTGACCAAAGAGCTTTTTTTCCGGTTCGTTTCCAAATCAAGCGAAGAAGTGGGAAGCACTTCCTTAAAGGCAGACGCCTGGCACCATCGCAGTGATGCGATTACTTCCGCCTGTGCTTTCGTGGGAATTGCCATTGCGGTTTACATGGGTGATTCCTGGGCACAAGCCGACGATTGGGCAGCATTGATTGCTTCCGCGATCATTTTATACAATGCCTACAAGATCTTTCGTCCGGCACTTGGGGAAATTATGGACGAGCACCTCTACGATGATTTCATCCTGGTAATCCGTCAAAAATCAAAGGACGTTGCCGGAATCATTGACACGGAAAAATGTTTGGTACGGAAATCGGGAATGCGTTATTGGGTGGATCTGCATATTCACGTAAACGGAAACCTCAGCGTGCACGAAGGACATACCATCGCTCACAACCTGAAAAAGCACCTGATGGATGAAATCCCGGAGATCGAGGATATCCTGGTGCATGTGGAACCGGCAGATTAA
- a CDS encoding NifU family protein, which yields MTSVPVTVYVEMTPNPNTMKFVANKYLLINGESVEFHSGAEAKGYSPLAEELFHFPFVKTVFITANFVTIAKNDTISWDFVTMELREFVKNWIVEGKDILIQMPAAKPKVSYDADAKPAKEYAPSEYDDAIRSLLDEYVRPAVEGDGGAIDFVGFEEGTVTVALRGACSGCPSSTATLKGGIENLLKQHLPDVKEVVAESL from the coding sequence ATGACATCAGTTCCCGTTACAGTATACGTCGAAATGACTCCCAATCCAAACACGATGAAATTCGTTGCAAACAAGTATTTGCTTATCAACGGTGAGTCCGTTGAATTTCATTCAGGTGCAGAAGCGAAAGGCTATTCTCCGCTGGCAGAAGAATTATTCCATTTTCCATTCGTGAAAACGGTTTTCATTACTGCGAACTTTGTTACTATTGCTAAAAACGATACCATTTCCTGGGATTTCGTAACCATGGAGTTGCGCGAATTCGTCAAGAACTGGATCGTTGAAGGAAAAGATATTTTAATTCAGATGCCCGCTGCAAAACCAAAAGTTTCGTACGATGCAGATGCAAAACCGGCGAAGGAATATGCTCCTTCCGAATACGATGATGCTATCCGTTCTTTACTGGATGAATATGTTCGTCCGGCTGTAGAAGGTGACGGCGGCGCGATCGACTTTGTAGGATTTGAAGAAGGAACAGTAACCGTTGCGCTTCGCGGTGCATGCTCCGGTTGTCCTTCCAGTACTGCTACATTGAAAGGCGGAATCGAAAACTTATTGAAACAGCATTTACCGGATGTAAAAGAGGTGGTTGCTGAATCGTTGTAA
- a CDS encoding ATP-binding cassette domain-containing protein, producing the protein MIEVIHVNKTFGENQVLKDVSATFEKGKVNLIIGQSGQGKSVLAKCIVGLHEVDSGQILYDGRDFTQMDRLQRKEIRQEIGMLFQGSALFDSMTVEQNIMFPLTMFTKMTRKEMQDRVDFCLERVNLAGRNKLYPAECSGGMQKRIAIARAISMNPKYLFCDEPNSGLDPQTSILIDNLIREITYEYEITTIVITHDMNSVIEIGDSVVFINKGQNWWQGDRKSIITTDNQEINDFVFASDFMKEIKEKMKSE; encoded by the coding sequence ATGATAGAAGTAATTCACGTGAATAAGACTTTCGGGGAAAACCAGGTACTGAAAGATGTCAGTGCTACCTTCGAAAAAGGAAAGGTAAACCTCATCATCGGTCAATCCGGACAAGGAAAATCCGTGCTTGCCAAATGTATTGTTGGTCTTCATGAAGTTGATTCCGGGCAGATTTTGTATGACGGACGTGACTTCACCCAAATGGACCGTTTACAGCGAAAGGAAATCCGGCAGGAAATCGGGATGCTTTTCCAGGGATCCGCTCTTTTTGATTCCATGACCGTAGAGCAAAACATCATGTTCCCATTGACCATGTTCACCAAAATGACCCGCAAGGAAATGCAGGACCGCGTGGATTTTTGTCTGGAGCGTGTGAATCTTGCCGGAAGAAATAAATTATATCCTGCAGAATGTTCCGGTGGAATGCAGAAACGGATCGCCATTGCGCGGGCTATTTCCATGAACCCGAAATACCTGTTCTGTGATGAACCGAATTCCGGATTGGACCCGCAAACGTCTATCCTGATTGACAACCTCATCCGCGAGATCACTTATGAATACGAAATCACGACCATTGTTATTACACACGATATGAACTCCGTAATTGAGATCGGTGACAGCGTGGTATTCATCAATAAAGGTCAGAATTGGTGGCAGGGAGATCGCAAATCGATCATCACAACCGATAATCAGGAGATCAATGACTTCGTGTTTGCTTCAGACTTTATGAAGGAGATCAAGGAGAAAATGAAATCAGAGTAA
- a CDS encoding sprT domain-containing protein, whose translation MEAKPTKKEKYIKQLKPYLPGGFEEMVADLLLSHPVRFAITNPRATKLGDYRAPMPGETFHRISVNGNLNPYNFLITTLHEFAHLRTFIQFGFRIKPHGEEWKSEFRKLLWPAIQTGLLPKDIEIALMTSLTNMKASSCTDTQLSRVLRQYDKREGGEIILEEIPKNATFVLQGKTFVKGELRRTRFLCTEVPSKRQFLIHSLATVQLLENIHER comes from the coding sequence GTGGAAGCAAAACCAACAAAAAAGGAAAAATACATCAAGCAGCTGAAGCCTTATCTGCCAGGTGGTTTCGAGGAAATGGTGGCAGATTTATTGCTGAGCCATCCCGTGCGCTTTGCGATTACGAATCCGCGGGCTACCAAATTGGGAGATTACCGTGCGCCGATGCCCGGAGAGACATTTCACCGGATTTCAGTGAACGGGAACCTGAATCCCTATAATTTCCTGATTACGACCCTGCATGAATTTGCTCATTTGCGGACGTTCATTCAATTTGGTTTTCGCATCAAGCCTCATGGAGAGGAATGGAAATCCGAATTCCGGAAATTATTGTGGCCTGCCATCCAAACCGGGTTGCTGCCGAAAGATATCGAGATCGCTTTGATGACCAGCCTCACGAACATGAAAGCTTCTTCCTGCACGGATACCCAATTATCGCGCGTTTTGCGCCAATACGACAAGCGGGAAGGCGGGGAGATTATTCTTGAGGAAATTCCAAAAAATGCTACTTTTGTTTTGCAGGGAAAAACCTTTGTGAAAGGGGAATTGAGACGCACCCGTTTTTTGTGTACTGAAGTGCCGTCAAAACGCCAGTTCTTGATTCATTCGCTTGCGACTGTTCAACTTTTAGAAAACATACATGAAAGATAA
- a CDS encoding Fur family transcriptional regulator produces the protein MKTTRNTAARSAILELINDSSVALSQPAIQHKLNGLCDRVTIYRVLDRLLDDGLIHKIVNVNGVVNYAACSSCNHKHEHDHEHIHFSCRVCSELTCLDQVIPSFSLPEGFQAEETFFTISGICKNCQDSQK, from the coding sequence ATGAAGACAACACGAAACACAGCAGCCAGAAGCGCCATCCTGGAACTCATTAACGACTCAAGTGTGGCGTTGTCTCAGCCTGCTATTCAGCACAAGCTGAATGGTTTGTGTGACCGCGTTACGATTTACCGCGTACTGGACCGTTTACTGGACGACGGATTGATCCATAAAATTGTAAACGTAAACGGTGTGGTGAATTACGCCGCTTGTTCTTCCTGCAATCACAAACATGAGCACGATCACGAACACATTCATTTCAGTTGCAGGGTCTGCAGTGAATTAACGTGTCTGGACCAGGTGATTCCATCCTTTTCGCTTCCCGAAGGTTTCCAGGCTGAGGAGACTTTTTTCACGATCTCCGGAATTTGTAAGAACTGCCAAGATTCCCAAAAATGA
- a CDS encoding murein L,D-transpeptidase catalytic domain family protein: MTKLYYWIAFIFIGCACTFNQAQIPGLGKQESPEIAAKPDYDSTRLLKVLPQQLEAVKTYIKSKGGIYSNQRAILIDMKIPSKYFRLFVVDLKTNQIISKGLCAHGSGSEIAGTDSLQFSNVPNSYMTSLGLYKIGGAYQGNFGKSYKLAGLEKSNDKAMARAIVLHRYSCVPDEEQYYPICNSLGCAMLSENYFEELIPIIDGQTKPMILKIYY; encoded by the coding sequence ATGACCAAATTGTATTATTGGATCGCCTTTATTTTCATTGGTTGTGCCTGCACGTTTAACCAGGCGCAGATACCCGGATTGGGGAAACAGGAATCGCCGGAAATTGCTGCAAAGCCGGATTATGACTCGACCCGTTTACTGAAAGTATTGCCACAGCAACTAGAAGCCGTTAAAACTTATATCAAAAGCAAAGGCGGAATTTACTCCAATCAGCGGGCTATTCTGATCGATATGAAAATTCCCTCGAAGTATTTCCGCTTGTTTGTGGTAGACCTGAAAACGAATCAGATTATTTCCAAAGGATTGTGTGCACATGGTTCGGGGTCAGAGATTGCGGGTACGGATTCTTTGCAGTTCAGCAATGTTCCCAATTCCTACATGACTTCATTGGGGTTGTATAAAATCGGTGGTGCTTACCAGGGAAATTTCGGGAAATCCTATAAGCTGGCAGGTCTGGAAAAATCAAACGACAAAGCGATGGCGCGCGCAATTGTACTTCACCGCTATAGCTGTGTTCCGGATGAGGAGCAGTATTACCCGATTTGCAACAGTCTGGGATGTGCGATGTTGTCGGAGAATTATTTTGAAGAGTTGATCCCGATTATTGACGGGCAGACAAAACCGATGATCTTGAAAATCTATTATTGA
- a CDS encoding YdeI/OmpD-associated family protein has translation MKARDERIDQYIAKSADFAQPILHKLREIVHVFCPEAEEAMKWSMPFFTYRGKILCNMASFKNHCSFGFWLHSEMSDPHGLFKRTQEGGMGSLGKITSLDDLPKTDHLGAYILEAMALIEQGTIPRELNPKFKKPAAEVPAELAELLASNPQAKAAFESFPPSHQREYINWITEAKREETKQRRLQQTIENLLEGKSKDWKYMR, from the coding sequence ATGAAAGCGCGTGACGAACGAATTGATCAATACATTGCAAAATCAGCTGACTTTGCGCAACCCATCCTGCACAAATTAAGAGAAATCGTTCACGTTTTTTGTCCGGAAGCGGAAGAAGCGATGAAATGGAGCATGCCGTTTTTTACCTACCGCGGAAAAATCCTTTGCAACATGGCATCTTTTAAGAACCATTGTTCGTTCGGGTTCTGGCTTCATTCCGAAATGAGTGATCCGCACGGATTATTCAAACGCACACAGGAAGGCGGAATGGGAAGTCTGGGAAAAATCACTTCCCTGGATGATCTGCCGAAAACCGATCACCTGGGAGCTTACATCCTGGAAGCAATGGCTTTGATCGAACAAGGAACCATTCCCCGCGAACTGAACCCGAAATTCAAAAAACCGGCAGCAGAAGTTCCTGCTGAATTAGCTGAGTTGCTTGCTTCCAATCCCCAGGCAAAAGCAGCATTCGAATCCTTCCCTCCTTCCCACCAGCGGGAATACATCAACTGGATCACAGAAGCCAAAAGGGAAGAAACCAAACAGCGCAGATTGCAGCAAACTATTGAAAACTTACTGGAAGGAAAGTCAAAAGACTGGAAATACATGCGTTAA
- a CDS encoding mannose-1-phosphate guanylyltransferase, whose protein sequence is MKDNYCVIMAGGIGSRFWPMSTVQRPKQFLDVLGIGKSLLRMTFERLLHIAPAENIYIVTNANYFSLVKEQLPELSDGQILTEPERKNTAPCITYAAAKIHAINPNATLVVAPSDHLILKEDRFTEIVNTAIATANKEDRLVTLGIKPTRPDTGYGYIEFIEDGDILPGQVKDVKHFTEKPNRELAEIFLRSGNYYWNSGIFIWRAKTILNAMEKFKPELFHLFTDQSEKYNTPEEQAYVNASFAACEDISIDFAVMENAKNVDVVLANFDWSDLGTWGSLYSHLEKDYNGNAVIGDHVHMINSENCIVNLPSNKLALIQGLEGYIIVESDNMLMILNQHDEQNLKKYMSPMEESSPEFFPK, encoded by the coding sequence ATGAAAGATAATTACTGCGTGATTATGGCCGGTGGAATCGGAAGCCGGTTCTGGCCTATGTCAACCGTTCAACGCCCCAAGCAATTTTTGGATGTGCTTGGAATCGGGAAATCCTTGTTGCGAATGACCTTTGAACGTCTGTTGCACATTGCCCCGGCTGAGAATATTTACATCGTAACGAACGCAAATTATTTTTCTCTGGTGAAAGAACAGCTTCCCGAGTTGAGTGACGGACAAATCCTGACTGAACCGGAAAGAAAGAATACGGCGCCGTGTATTACGTATGCCGCTGCAAAGATTCACGCTATCAATCCAAACGCCACTTTGGTGGTAGCTCCTTCCGATCATTTGATTTTGAAGGAAGACCGCTTTACGGAAATCGTCAATACGGCGATTGCAACGGCTAATAAAGAAGACCGTTTGGTGACTTTGGGAATCAAGCCTACAAGACCTGATACCGGTTACGGGTACATTGAATTCATCGAGGACGGGGATATTCTTCCCGGACAAGTGAAGGATGTGAAGCATTTTACCGAAAAACCAAACCGTGAATTGGCGGAAATTTTCCTCAGAAGCGGGAATTATTACTGGAATTCCGGGATTTTCATCTGGCGTGCGAAAACTATTTTGAACGCTATGGAGAAGTTCAAGCCTGAATTGTTCCATTTGTTTACGGATCAATCCGAAAAATACAATACACCGGAAGAACAGGCTTATGTGAATGCTTCTTTTGCTGCTTGTGAAGATATTTCCATCGATTTTGCAGTGATGGAAAACGCAAAAAACGTGGATGTGGTACTGGCAAATTTCGATTGGTCGGATTTAGGGACCTGGGGAAGCCTTTACAGTCATTTGGAAAAGGATTATAACGGCAATGCGGTGATCGGCGATCACGTGCACATGATCAATTCCGAGAATTGCATTGTGAACCTTCCAAGCAACAAACTGGCTTTGATCCAGGGATTGGAAGGATACATCATTGTGGAGTCGGATAATATGCTGATGATCCTGAACCAGCACGACGAACAGAACCTGAAAAAATACATGTCTCCGATGGAAGAATCCAGCCCGGAGTTTTTCCCGAAATAG
- a CDS encoding LiaF domain-containing protein, protein METDNIRTEIEHEILKAQKGHRRGKIAGGLGIVFFGVVYLLKQLGYHIPDYLLSWQMILIVIGIVVLIKHKFSKFHGYLMIIVGKLFLWAEWYPNLINVKIIIPVAIILVGLAIVFLSNKKFGKHRRRKHRFSRENWKEIHEAQQRGFSYYKYNEDDFIDSVSFFGGITKTIVSKTFKGADIVSFFGGTDINLSQADFQGRIVIDVTNIFGGTTLTIPNNWEVISEVASIFGAFEDKRPQYQREAGEESKVIILRGTCMFGGIEVNSFNK, encoded by the coding sequence ATGGAAACAGATAACATCCGCACGGAAATTGAACACGAAATCTTAAAAGCACAAAAAGGACATCGTCGCGGAAAAATTGCAGGAGGATTGGGTATCGTTTTTTTCGGGGTAGTTTACCTCTTAAAACAACTGGGATACCACATTCCTGATTATTTACTCAGCTGGCAAATGATTCTCATTGTCATCGGGATCGTTGTATTGATCAAACACAAATTCAGCAAATTTCACGGTTACCTGATGATTATCGTGGGTAAACTCTTCCTTTGGGCAGAATGGTACCCGAACCTCATCAATGTGAAGATCATTATCCCGGTTGCGATCATTTTGGTAGGACTGGCAATTGTTTTCCTGTCAAACAAAAAATTCGGAAAGCACCGCCGCAGAAAGCACCGTTTTTCGCGGGAGAACTGGAAAGAAATCCACGAAGCACAGCAACGCGGCTTCAGCTATTACAAGTACAACGAAGACGATTTCATTGACAGTGTCAGCTTCTTCGGAGGAATTACCAAAACAATCGTCAGTAAAACCTTTAAAGGTGCCGACATTGTTTCCTTCTTCGGAGGAACGGACATCAATCTTTCCCAGGCGGATTTCCAGGGCAGAATTGTGATCGATGTGACGAACATCTTCGGAGGAACGACCCTGACAATTCCGAACAACTGGGAAGTCATTTCGGAAGTAGCCAGCATTTTCGGGGCATTTGAAGACAAACGTCCGCAATACCAGCGCGAAGCCGGTGAAGAAAGCAAAGTTATTATCCTGAGAGGAACCTGCATGTTCGGAGGAATTGAAGTAAACAGTTTCAACAAGTAA
- a CDS encoding ABC transporter permease, with protein sequence MGIIQNIGKYFMMMWIVFSKPEKWRIFRRRFFEEMEQIGIKSLPIVALMSAFMGAVISLQTASNMDNPLLPAYTVGYITRSSTILEFSPTIISLILAGKVGSNIASEVGTMRVTEQIDALEIMGVNSLSYLVLPKVTSAMVFFPILIIFSIGLSLIGGWMSLKLSGLSSTETYVYGIRFFYRDSDIVYALTKTVVFAFLITSIASFKGYYTKGGALDVGKSSTEAVVSASVAILIANFFLTQMFLL encoded by the coding sequence ATGGGAATTATACAAAATATCGGCAAGTACTTCATGATGATGTGGATCGTGTTTTCGAAGCCAGAAAAATGGAGAATATTCCGCAGACGCTTTTTTGAAGAAATGGAACAGATCGGGATCAAGTCTCTTCCGATCGTTGCATTGATGTCTGCCTTTATGGGTGCTGTAATTTCATTGCAGACTGCTTCGAATATGGACAATCCGCTCCTTCCGGCTTATACCGTCGGATACATCACCCGTTCTTCCACTATTCTGGAATTTTCCCCAACAATTATCTCGCTGATCCTTGCCGGAAAAGTAGGTTCGAATATCGCTTCGGAAGTAGGAACCATGCGTGTTACCGAACAAATCGATGCTTTGGAAATCATGGGAGTAAACTCGTTGAGTTACCTCGTGCTTCCGAAAGTGACTTCCGCTATGGTTTTCTTCCCGATCCTGATCATTTTCTCTATCGGATTAAGCCTCATCGGAGGATGGATGTCTTTAAAACTTTCCGGATTATCTTCCACAGAAACATATGTTTACGGGATTCGATTCTTCTACAGAGACAGTGATATTGTTTACGCTTTGACCAAAACCGTGGTCTTTGCATTCCTGATTACTTCCATTGCTTCCTTCAAAGGATATTACACGAAAGGTGGAGCTTTGGACGTTGGTAAATCGTCAACAGAAGCGGTAGTAAGCGCGAGTGTGGCTATCCTGATCGCGAATTTCTTCTTAACTCAAATGTTCTTGTTGTAA
- a CDS encoding TonB-dependent receptor, which translates to MKYILFGFFLFFLSQSQAQLQGIVFGIKNGGKVPLKQAKIQLRKAQTHVYSEDNGRFELVLPKELPDVLVISASGYERDSVTVTKDDRFSGLEIILFEVDELDEVVVEYKQDSKTFSRLKPLQVENLGEGELKKAACCNLSESFETNATVDVNFTDAVSGAKKIQLLGLDGVYTQLQMENIPFLTGLESSFGLNSVPGTWVESIQITKGTGSVVNGYESMAGLINVEFRKPTTMQRFFVNGYGSSLGRAELNVHGGQIINDKWSTGTFAHVSTLQSEWDGNKDGFRDAPLSKSGSFMNRWEYTGKKFETRFGVNAYYDQRLGGQLYGMANRYRAETTNQHAEFFAKTGFLFPNKRYQSFGIVYQFKYHQSDGLYGLRDFGGRELRGYINAIFDGIIGTTAHKYKAGLSAVSQDLQQHIDTVNFNRNVITPGAFFEYTYTGTRLVLVAGMRADYQTAFSDQKEKFQFSPRVHAKYTLDEFTDIRLTTGKSWRLPTVVMDNSSLLATSKTWVVSSSNEQEEVWNSGVSVIRTMRWWNRAASISADFYHARFTKQLIIDREQSTDSIFFGFQRNVSRSSTFQTELSFMPWKTITFRLAYKFLEVKADYAGSLRQQVMIPQHRGLFNVAFASRNKKWEVDGTISVYSPMRLPDVTLPDGSRLTNEKSKVVPVGLAQITRHFKRWDLYVGGENLFNFRQKNPIISADNPYDPTFDATRVWASVMGTVVYAGFRYEIKRKIEKK; encoded by the coding sequence ATGAAATATATCTTATTCGGATTTTTCCTGTTTTTCCTTTCACAGTCCCAGGCACAGCTTCAGGGAATTGTCTTTGGAATAAAGAACGGGGGAAAAGTCCCGCTTAAACAAGCAAAAATACAATTAAGAAAAGCTCAGACGCATGTCTATAGCGAAGATAACGGGCGGTTTGAGCTCGTTTTACCGAAAGAACTACCCGATGTTTTGGTCATCTCAGCTTCCGGTTACGAACGGGATTCCGTGACTGTTACCAAAGATGACCGCTTTTCCGGTTTGGAAATCATTCTTTTTGAAGTAGACGAACTCGATGAGGTGGTTGTTGAATACAAGCAGGATTCCAAAACCTTTTCACGTTTGAAACCTTTACAAGTCGAAAACCTGGGGGAAGGAGAATTGAAAAAAGCAGCCTGCTGTAATTTATCGGAGTCCTTTGAAACAAATGCAACAGTGGACGTGAATTTCACGGATGCGGTTTCCGGAGCGAAAAAAATCCAGTTACTGGGATTGGACGGCGTGTACACGCAATTGCAAATGGAGAATATTCCGTTCCTGACCGGTTTGGAAAGCAGTTTCGGGTTGAATTCCGTTCCGGGAACCTGGGTGGAATCGATCCAGATCACGAAAGGAACCGGTTCTGTTGTAAACGGCTATGAATCCATGGCCGGGCTAATCAACGTAGAGTTTCGCAAACCGACGACGATGCAGCGTTTCTTTGTCAATGGCTATGGTTCCAGTTTGGGAAGAGCCGAATTGAATGTGCACGGAGGGCAGATTATCAACGACAAATGGAGTACCGGAACTTTTGCCCATGTTTCCACGCTGCAAAGCGAATGGGACGGGAATAAGGACGGATTCCGGGATGCCCCTTTGAGCAAATCCGGATCTTTTATGAACCGCTGGGAATATACCGGGAAGAAGTTTGAAACACGCTTCGGTGTGAATGCTTATTACGATCAGCGACTGGGTGGCCAATTGTACGGAATGGCAAATCGCTACCGTGCAGAAACCACGAACCAGCACGCGGAGTTCTTTGCTAAAACCGGGTTTTTATTCCCGAATAAACGCTACCAGAGTTTCGGGATCGTTTACCAGTTCAAGTATCACCAGTCTGACGGGTTGTACGGTCTGAGAGATTTCGGCGGAAGGGAACTGCGCGGATACATCAATGCGATTTTTGACGGAATCATCGGGACAACGGCTCACAAGTACAAGGCTGGACTCTCAGCGGTAAGTCAGGATTTGCAGCAGCACATCGATACGGTAAACTTCAACCGGAATGTCATCACACCGGGAGCATTTTTTGAATACACCTATACAGGAACTCGTCTGGTTTTGGTTGCGGGAATGCGGGCCGATTATCAAACAGCTTTCAGTGACCAGAAAGAGAAATTCCAGTTCTCACCGCGTGTCCATGCAAAATATACGCTTGACGAGTTTACGGATATTCGCCTGACAACCGGGAAATCCTGGAGATTGCCGACTGTGGTAATGGACAATTCTTCCTTGCTGGCAACATCCAAAACCTGGGTAGTGAGCAGCAGTAATGAACAGGAAGAGGTTTGGAATTCCGGAGTTTCCGTCATTCGTACCATGAGATGGTGGAACCGTGCGGCGAGTATTTCAGCCGATTTCTACCACGCACGTTTTACGAAACAATTGATCATTGATCGCGAACAATCAACGGATTCGATCTTCTTCGGGTTCCAGCGAAACGTTTCCCGAAGCAGTACTTTTCAGACCGAGTTGAGCTTCATGCCCTGGAAAACCATTACTTTCCGTTTGGCTTACAAATTCCTGGAAGTGAAAGCAGATTATGCCGGAAGTTTGAGACAGCAGGTAATGATTCCGCAGCATCGTGGATTGTTCAATGTGGCTTTTGCCAGCAGGAACAAAAAATGGGAAGTGGATGGTACGATTTCTGTATATAGCCCGATGCGTTTGCCGGATGTGACTTTGCCGGACGGATCGCGTTTAACGAATGAGAAAAGTAAAGTCGTTCCGGTTGGATTGGCACAAATTACGCGTCATTTCAAACGTTGGGATTTGTATGTGGGCGGGGAAAACTTGTTTAACTTCAGGCAAAAGAACCCGATCATCAGTGCGGATAATCCGTATGACCCGACTTTCGATGCTACGCGCGTTTGGGCTTCCGTCATGGGAACAGTGGTTTACGCCGGATTCAGGTATGAAATCAAGCGGAAAATAGAAAAGAAATAA